A genomic segment from Glycine max cultivar Williams 82 chromosome 1, Glycine_max_v4.0, whole genome shotgun sequence encodes:
- the LOC100784660 gene encoding probable xyloglucan endotransglucosylase/hydrolase protein 6 — MSMAIINTFGNVDVYILLLSSWFLVSAVCVWGRPATFLQDFEITWSKTHIRQIDQGRSIQLILDQNSGCGFASKSKYMFGRVSMKIKLIPGDSAGTVTAFYMNSDTDTVRDELDFEFLGNRSGQPYTVQTNIYAHGKGDREQRVNLWFDPSADFHTYTIMWNHHHIVFYVDDFPIRVYKNSEGKGIPYPTMQPMGVYSTLWEADNWATRGGLEKIDWSKAPFYAYYKDFDIEGCPVPGPANCASNQSNWWEGAAYQALNAIEARRYRWVRLNHIIYDYCQDKSRFPVIPPECLAGI; from the exons aTGTCCATGGCCATCATTAACACTTTTGGAAACGTTGATGTCTATAttctattattatcatcatggTTTCTCGTATCTGCTGTGTGTGTTTGGGGACGACCCGCCACTTTTCTGCAAGACTTTGAAATCACGTGGTCAAAGACTCATATCAGGCAAATTGATCAAGGCAGATCCATCCAACTCATTCTAGATCAAAACTCTG GTTGTGGCTTTGCTTCCAAGAGTAAGTACATGTTTGGCCGTGTTAGCATGAAGATCAAGCTCATACCCGGAGACTCTGCTGGCACTGTCACTGCATTTTAT ATGAACTCTGACACCGACACTGTACGTGATGAGCTGGATTTTGAGTTCTTGGGGAACCGTAGTGGTCAGCCTTACACAGTTCAGACAAACATCTATGCTCACGGAAAAGGAGATAGAGAACAAAGGGTCAACCTCTGGTTTGACCCTTCTGCGGATTTTCACACTTATACTATTATGTGGAATCATCATCATATTGT ATTCTACGTTGATGATTTTCCCATTAGAGTGTACAAGAACAGTGAGGGAAAGGGAATCCCATACCCAACAATGCAACCAATGGGAGTGTATTCGACATTGTGGGAAGCTGATAATTGGGCAACAAGAGGGGGGTTGGAGAAAATTGATTGGAGTAAAGCACCTTTTTATGCATATTACAAGGACTTTGACATTGAAGGGTGCCCAGTGCCAGGACCTGCCAACTGTGCCTCTAACCAAAGTAATTGGTGGGAAGGGGCTGCATACCAAGCTCTTAATGCCATTGAAGCCCGAAGGTACAGGTGGGTTCGGCTCAACCATATCATCTATGATTACTGCCAAGATAAGTCAAGGTTTCCAGTGATCCCACCAGAGTGCCTTGCCGGCATTTAA